Proteins co-encoded in one Puntigrus tetrazona isolate hp1 chromosome 20, ASM1883169v1, whole genome shotgun sequence genomic window:
- the LOC122325220 gene encoding uncharacterized protein LOC122325220 — MGNPDSSLCVVLIHGVPALAACCRLFGFCKGTLLSGQRPDIKEARTAGRCSFGTLLTRSFSMTTAPFICDVEGSEESLRPAESGHQLRHRLCSYTLLLVLVGVLGVLVLALTGGLIWMKLFQDCPEKLWTVGFTGTNTNFTSPRTQKYVIFGSIFTKGDVNNCMNLFQLKQKVNITTSHEIVKKNVTENFFKDDVELREGATLSVLLNCENVIIDEDKSKLFIYQQNS; from the exons ATGGGTAATCCCGACTCCTCTCTCTGTGTTGTCCTGATTCACGGAGTGCCTGCCCTAGCAGCATGCTGCCGTTTGTTTGGTTTCTGTAAGGGAACTCTCTTGAGTGGGCAGAGACCTGACATAAAAGAAGCCAGGACTGCAGGGAGATGCTCATTTGGCACCTTGCTCACTCGTTCATTCAGCATGACGACAGCTCCCTTTATCTGTGACGTGGAGGGCTCTGAGGAATCTCTGAGGCCTGCTGAGAGCGGCCACCAGCTCAGACACCGGCTCTGCTCCTACACTCTCCTCCTGGTGCTCGTGGGTGTACTGGGGGTCCTGGTGCTGGCGCTGACTGGGGGTCTCATCTGGATGAAGCTGTTTCAG GATTGCCCAGAGAAGCTTTGGACTGTCGGTTTCACAG GAACCAACACAAACTTCACTTCACCCAGAACTCAGAAATACGTGATCTTCGGCAGCATCTTCACAAAAGGAGACGTCAATAATTGCATGAACCTATTCCAGCTGAAGCAGAAAGTCAATATCACCACTTCGCATGAgattgtcaaaaaaaatgtcacCGAGAATTTCTTTAAAGACGATGTAGAGCTCAGAGAAGGCGCGACGCTCAGCGTATTGCTTAATTGTGAAAATGTGATCATCGATGAGGACAAATCCAAACTCTTCATTTATCAACAGAACTCATAG